The DNA window CGGTGATACCCGACATGGTCGACGTGTTCCGTCGCCGCGAGCATCTACGCTCCGTGCTGAGCGAGACGATCGAGATCGGCGCGAAAACGCTGTGGCTGCAACAAGGTCTGGCCGACGACGACGTCGCCCGCGATGGTGCTGCGGCCGGCCTGCAAGTCGTGATGGACCGCTGCCTGAAGGTGGATCACGCCCGCCTGCTCGGCTAGCGCGAGTGGATCGGCGATACGTCGTCGACCACCCACCGACCGTCCTGCTTGGACAGTTGCACCCGCAACGCGAGCACGGCGGTGTCGGGTGGATTGCCCGGCGAGTTCTGCGTCCCGTGCAGGATCACGGCGACGCTGGCGGCGGCCGGGCCGATCGCCTCGACGCCTGCCGATATGGTGCTGGCCGAAGCGGTGATGTTCCGGCTCGCCAAATCTTTTGCTACAGAGGAGAATTCCTTCTTGAATTCCTCTCCGCTCTGCGGCGACATCAACGAGGTGGCCCGGTCGATGGACGCGGTGGGGCTCTGCGGAGTGAACGTCGCCGAGGCCTCTGACACGCTGGTGGCAATGCCGACCACTTCGGCGGTGTCATTGTTCAGATTCCGGTCGGGCACCGACCAGTGCAGATAGCCGACGACCACTGCCGCGGCCAGCGTCGCGGTCGCGGTCGCGGCCACCGCCAGTCGTAGCCGTGGCCCGTCGTCGTCCGTGCCGACGGTCACGCCGTCCCGGCGCGCCAGGACGACGTTGACCACGACAGCCTGGACGATGAGCAGGCACAGCACCGAGAACACCGATACCCACCACAGCGGCCAAGCTAGTGCGATGCCGATGTAGAGCAGCGCGGCAATCGCAGCCAGCGGCGGCGCCACGTCGAACCCGACGATGCGCAAGGCGTTCCTCATCGGATCGGCTCCAGCCGGGAGATCATCGGCTTGCCGTCGACATCGGAAACGTCGAGCCGCAGCGTCCAGCGCACCGTCTGCGGCTTGTCGCTGCCGGCGTTCTCGCTGACTGACGTGGCCACCACCAGCACGGTGTCGGTGCGGGAGGCGAACGGGGACAGATCGGAATTCGGCGGCGGCCTCTGCCCCTGCGGGCCTGACGGGTCGTGGTGGACGAATTCCACCGCCACCGAGTCGATCTGGCCGGTGGTACGCGACTGCAACTTCTGCACCAAATCGCGGTAGGGCCGCACCGAAGCGTCGAAGTCCGCGTTGAGCTGCCCGACGGTGCCCTCGTGAAGCTGGGCCAGACTGGCCTCGACGGTGTCGGAGTTCATGTTGATGAGCACGCTGGTCCAGTCGGCGGCGGCCTGCATGGCACCGGTGCGGTAGCGCAGTTCATCGGCTTGGTTGCGATGCTGCGTCCAGATCAGGGCGGCGAGCACGATCGCAGCGATCGCTATCACGCCGGCCACCGCCGAGCCGATGCCGTAGCCGGAAATAGCGGAACCGTGGTCGCTGTCGTCCGGCGTCGGTTCGTCATCGGGCATGCGCGTGAGGGTACCGGGCGGGCTCACCCACGCGGCTGTCGCGACCTGTCTGGCACCCTGGTGGGGTGACGGTACAAGCAACACGCGACGGAGCGGGAGCGACAATCGGATCCGGAGCGGGAGCGACAATCGGATCCGGAGTGGGAGCGACCATCAAATCCGGTATCGACCTGAGCCACGTCGACTCCGATGCCCGCCCCCAAGACGACCTGTTCGGCCATGTCAACGGCCGCTGGTTGACCGAATACGAGATGCCCGGCGACCGCGCCACCGACGGTGCGTTCCGGTCGCTGTACGACCGCGCCGAGGAGCATGTCCGCGACCTGATCAACCAGGCCAGCGAGAGAGCTTCAGCGTCCGGTTCCGACTCTCCATCCGACGAGCAGCGCATCGGTGATCTGTACGCCAGCTATATGGACGAGAAGGCGATTGCCGCACGGGGTGTGCAACCGCTGCTGGACGAGTTGGTCGCCATCGATGCCGCCGATACGCCCGACGCGCTGGCCGCGGTCCTGGGCGCGTTGCAGCGCACTGGCGTCGGCGGTGGGACAGGCATCTATGTCGACACCGACTCCAAGGAGTCGACCCGCTACCTGCTGCACCTGACCCAGTCCGGGCTCGGCTTACCCGACGAGTCCTATTACCGCGACGAACAGCACGCGGAGATCCTGGCCGCCTATCCGGACCACATCGCGGCGATGTTCGACCTCGTCTACGGCGAAGAGACCCAGCCCAACGAATGGCGGGCCACCGCCGAGCGCATCGTCGCACTGGAGGCCAAGCTGGCCGCCGCGCATTGGGACGTGGTCAAGCGGCGCGACGCCGAGGAGACCTACAACCTGCGGCGCTTCGCCGACCTGCCTGCAGAAGCGCCCGGCTTCGACTGGGCCGGGTGGGTGTCCGCGCTGGGCGTCACACCGGACAAGGTCGCAGAGATCGTCGTGCGGCAGCCTGACTACCTGACGGCGTTCGCCGCGTCCTGGTCCGGCGAGTCCGCCTTCGATCTAGAGGACTGGAAGGCGTGGCTGCGCTGGCGGCTCATCAACGCACGCGCTGCTCTGCTCACCGACGCACTGATCGCCCAAGACTTCGAGTTCTACGGCCGCAGGCTCTCGGGCACCGAAGAGATCCGCGAACGCTGGAAACGCGCCGTGTCAGTGGTGGAGAGCCTGATGGGTGACGCCGTGGGGAGGCTCTACGTCGAGCGGCACTTTCCACCGGCGGCCAAGGCCCGGATGGACGAACTGGTCGCCAATCTCCGCGAGGCCTATCGGGTCAGCATCAACTCGCTCGCCTGGATGACGCCGCAGACCCGCGAGAAAGCGCTGGCCAAGCTCGACAAGTTCACGCCCAAGATCGGCTATCCGGCCAAGTGGCGCGACTATTCGGCGCTGGTGATCAAGCGTGACGATCTGTACGGCAATTACCTGCGCGGCTACGCGGTGGAATACGACCGGGATCTCGCCAAGCTCGGCGGTCCCGTCGACCGCGACGAGTGGTTCATGACGCCTCAGACCGTCAACGCCTACTACAACCCCGGCATGAACGAGATCGTCTTTCCCGCAGCCATTCTGCAGCCGCCGTTCTTCGACGCCGATGCCGACGACGCCGCCAACTACGGCGGGATCGGCGCGGTGATCGGTCATGAGATCGGCCACGGTTTCGATGACCAGGGCGCCAAGTACGACGGCGACGGGAACCTGGTGGACTGGTGGACCGACGAGGATCGCGCCGAGTTCGGCACGCGAACAAAGGCTTTGATCGAGCAGTACGACGCGTATGTGCCGCGGGCGCTCAGCAACGGCCACCACGTGAACGGCGCGTTCACCGTCGGCGAGAACATCGGCGATCTGGGTGGGCTCTCGATAGCGCTATTGGCCTACCAGTTGTCCCTGGGTGATGAGCCGGCACCGGTGATCGACGGCCTGACCGGTGAGCAGCGGGTGTTTTTCGGCTGGGCGCAGGTGTGGCGCACGAAATCCCGCGACGCCGAGGCCATCCGGCGGCTTGCCGTCGACCCACACTCACCGCCGGAGTTCCGGTGCAATGGCGTGGTCCGCAATCTCGACGCGTTCTACGAGGCGTTCGACGTCAGCGAGTCCGACGAACTGTATCTCGACCCCGAGCAGCGCGTCCGGATCTGGAGCTAGCGAGCCTGCGCACCGCTGCGCGAGCTCTAGAACATCTGCCAGTCTGAAGCGCCGTCGGGTTTGTCGTAAATGCCCGTGGAGTTTTTGATGACGACCGGGTCACCGCTGCCAAAGTTGTCGTAGAACCACTGCGCGTTGGCCGGGCTGAGGTTGATGCAGCCGTGGCTGACGTTGCTGTTGCCCTGCGCACCGGTAGACCACGGCGCGCTGTGCACGAAGATGCCGCTGTTGTCGATCCGGACGGCGTCGGCCACCTTGAGCTTGTAACCCTCGTCATCGGTGACAGGCACGCCGTAGGTCGACGAGTCCATGATGATGTCGGCGAACTTCTCCAGCACGTAATAGGTGCCGTTCCTGGTCTCGTAGCCCTTCTTGCCCATGGACACCGGGAACGTCTCGATCAGCTCCCCGTTGCGGTGGACATACATCTCATGGGTGGCGTTGTCGATCGTCGCGACCAACTGCTCGGGAACGGTGAAACTCGACTTCGTGCCCGCGGCGTCGATGTAGACCTTGGTGCCGGCCGGCCAGAAGTCCTGCGGGCGCCACCGCAACTGGGTGTCGGTGGTCCAGTAGAACCTGCCGGGAACGGGCGGCACCGACGTGATGTGCACGGCGTCCTGGGCCATCTGTCGATCGGCGATAGGCCGCTGGAAGTTGATGTAGATCGGCTTGGCGGCGCCGGCGATCGAACCGTTGGTCGGATTGAACGATGGCGGCAGGAACGGCGGCTCACCGACGAACGGCGTCGGGTTCTGCCCTTCCGGCGTCCCAGCGGGAATCGCCATCGGCTGGGGCTGCATCCCTGGGAAGAGCGGCGGCGGTGGGGGCGGCAGAGGCTCACCGAAGGCAGGCGGCGCAGGCGGTCCAGGCGGGAACGCGACAGGGGCTGCCTGCGGGGCCGGAGGTGCAGGCGGCGGTACTGCTGCCGCGGCGGGATCGACCGGCGCGGGTGGCGGCGGCGGGACACCGGGTTGTGCCAACGCCGACGGGGTGCTCAGCACCATTCCGCCCACAAGTCCAGCCGCCATCACAGCGGTGATCAAGCGCCTCCATATCGGCTGCCGCATACGTGACCTCCCAGTCGCATAACTTCGTCCAGTGTGGCACAGCGTGGGGAGCGGTTTT is part of the Mycolicibacterium tusciae JS617 genome and encodes:
- a CDS encoding M13 family metallopeptidase, producing MGSGAGATIGSGVGATIKSGIDLSHVDSDARPQDDLFGHVNGRWLTEYEMPGDRATDGAFRSLYDRAEEHVRDLINQASERASASGSDSPSDEQRIGDLYASYMDEKAIAARGVQPLLDELVAIDAADTPDALAAVLGALQRTGVGGGTGIYVDTDSKESTRYLLHLTQSGLGLPDESYYRDEQHAEILAAYPDHIAAMFDLVYGEETQPNEWRATAERIVALEAKLAAAHWDVVKRRDAEETYNLRRFADLPAEAPGFDWAGWVSALGVTPDKVAEIVVRQPDYLTAFAASWSGESAFDLEDWKAWLRWRLINARAALLTDALIAQDFEFYGRRLSGTEEIRERWKRAVSVVESLMGDAVGRLYVERHFPPAAKARMDELVANLREAYRVSINSLAWMTPQTREKALAKLDKFTPKIGYPAKWRDYSALVIKRDDLYGNYLRGYAVEYDRDLAKLGGPVDRDEWFMTPQTVNAYYNPGMNEIVFPAAILQPPFFDADADDAANYGGIGAVIGHEIGHGFDDQGAKYDGDGNLVDWWTDEDRAEFGTRTKALIEQYDAYVPRALSNGHHVNGAFTVGENIGDLGGLSIALLAYQLSLGDEPAPVIDGLTGEQRVFFGWAQVWRTKSRDAEAIRRLAVDPHSPPEFRCNGVVRNLDAFYEAFDVSESDELYLDPEQRVRIWS
- a CDS encoding L,D-transpeptidase, which gives rise to MRQPIWRRLITAVMAAGLVGGMVLSTPSALAQPGVPPPPPAPVDPAAAAVPPPAPPAPQAAPVAFPPGPPAPPAFGEPLPPPPPPLFPGMQPQPMAIPAGTPEGQNPTPFVGEPPFLPPSFNPTNGSIAGAAKPIYINFQRPIADRQMAQDAVHITSVPPVPGRFYWTTDTQLRWRPQDFWPAGTKVYIDAAGTKSSFTVPEQLVATIDNATHEMYVHRNGELIETFPVSMGKKGYETRNGTYYVLEKFADIIMDSSTYGVPVTDDEGYKLKVADAVRIDNSGIFVHSAPWSTGAQGNSNVSHGCINLSPANAQWFYDNFGSGDPVVIKNSTGIYDKPDGASDWQMF